The Propionibacterium freudenreichii subsp. freudenreichii genome contains a region encoding:
- a CDS encoding glutamine--tRNA ligase/YqeY domain fusion protein — translation MAKPADNIAASDFIADAITKDNEVGTYAQRVQTRFPPEPNGYLHIGHAKAITVDFGTAEEFGGLCNVRLDDTNPVAENPEYVESILADIAWLGYQPHTVVHASDYFEQLYQWAEYLVEQGLAYVDDQDTETISAQRGGFGKPGIESPCRDRTVEENLDLLHRMRAGEFDDGACVLRAKIDMQSDNMVMRDPVMYRIRHATHHQTGNDWPIFPTYDWAHGQSDAIEGVTHSLCTLEFDSHRPLYNWFLEHLPLPGDQPRQIEFARLELTYTVTSKRRLAKLVADGVVSGWDDPRMPTLRGLRRRGYPAAAVRDFCRDIGTTRTNSRHNIEELESFVRRELNKTAQRRMVVTRPLRLVIDNWPTDEHGAPEVDWFDVTNNPENPADGTRRVPFSGELFIERDDFAEVPPPKFFRLSIGREVRLRGAYFVTATSVVTNEAGEVTEVHATYDPATRGGDAPDGRKVKSTMHWVSAAHAVDVKVALYNRLFTTPAPGERTGEPLDDLNPDSVELLTDAKGEGVINEVEPGQVVQFERLGYFCADLDEPRLFHRTVGLRDEWAAQQRRAAKAAKNG, via the coding sequence ATGGCCAAGCCCGCAGACAACATTGCAGCCTCCGATTTCATTGCCGACGCGATCACCAAGGACAACGAGGTCGGGACCTACGCGCAGCGTGTCCAGACCCGTTTCCCGCCAGAGCCCAATGGCTACCTGCACATCGGCCATGCCAAGGCGATCACGGTGGACTTCGGCACCGCCGAGGAGTTCGGTGGACTGTGCAATGTGCGCCTGGACGACACGAACCCGGTGGCCGAGAACCCGGAGTACGTGGAATCGATCCTGGCCGATATCGCATGGCTGGGTTACCAGCCGCACACGGTGGTGCACGCCTCGGACTATTTCGAACAGCTCTACCAGTGGGCCGAGTACCTGGTGGAGCAGGGCCTTGCCTACGTCGACGACCAGGACACCGAGACGATCTCCGCCCAACGCGGCGGCTTCGGCAAGCCGGGCATCGAGAGCCCCTGCCGTGACCGCACGGTCGAGGAGAACCTTGACCTACTGCATCGCATGCGCGCCGGAGAATTCGACGACGGCGCCTGCGTGCTGCGCGCGAAGATCGACATGCAGTCCGACAACATGGTGATGCGCGATCCGGTGATGTACCGGATCCGGCATGCCACCCATCACCAGACCGGTAACGACTGGCCGATCTTCCCCACCTATGACTGGGCCCACGGGCAGTCGGATGCCATCGAGGGCGTGACACATTCCCTGTGCACCCTGGAGTTCGATTCGCACCGTCCGCTGTACAACTGGTTCCTCGAGCACCTGCCGTTGCCCGGGGACCAGCCACGCCAGATCGAGTTCGCGCGACTGGAGCTGACCTACACCGTCACCTCGAAGCGCCGACTGGCCAAGCTGGTGGCGGACGGCGTCGTTTCGGGCTGGGACGATCCGCGCATGCCCACCCTGCGTGGCCTGCGTCGCAGGGGATACCCGGCGGCCGCAGTGCGTGACTTCTGCCGCGATATCGGCACCACGCGCACGAACTCGCGCCACAACATCGAGGAGCTCGAGTCCTTCGTGCGCCGGGAGCTGAACAAGACCGCCCAGCGTCGCATGGTGGTGACGCGTCCGCTCAGGCTCGTGATCGACAACTGGCCGACCGACGAGCACGGGGCCCCCGAGGTCGACTGGTTCGACGTGACGAACAACCCCGAGAACCCGGCCGACGGGACGCGCCGGGTGCCCTTCAGCGGGGAACTGTTCATTGAACGCGACGACTTCGCCGAGGTGCCGCCACCCAAGTTCTTCCGGCTATCCATCGGGCGCGAGGTGCGCCTGCGCGGTGCCTACTTCGTCACCGCCACCTCCGTGGTCACCAATGAGGCCGGTGAGGTCACCGAGGTGCATGCCACCTATGATCCGGCGACCCGCGGCGGGGACGCCCCGGATGGCCGCAAGGTGAAGTCGACGATGCACTGGGTCAGCGCGGCCCACGCCGTCGACGTGAAGGTGGCCCTGTACAACCGGCTGTTCACCACCCCGGCCCCCGGCGAGCGGACGGGCGAACCCCTCGACGACCTGAACCCGGACTCCGTCGAATTGCTCACCGATGCCAAGGGCGAGGGCGTGATCAATGAGGTGGAGCCGGGACAGGTGGTGCAGTTCGAACGCCTCGGGTACTTCTGCGCGGACCTCGACGAGCCCCGCCTGTTCCACCGCACCGTGGGACTGCGCGACGAGTGGGCCGCCCAGCAGCGTCGTGCCGCCAAAGCAGCCAAGAATGGTTGA
- a CDS encoding TIGR03085 family metal-binding protein yields MAIHPRYDAAHVFRLALADALTQAGPDARTLCTGWTTADLAAHLYVRENDPLSLPGIAGLPGPAGPAAQRLTTRSMERALTRHGYQGVVDLFRAGPRPWSVWRAPQLDRIGNALEYFVHLHDVTDAVPHGGNDPVGSDRGLSQRLRDELWHRMPPLATMLLRGSPAGVQLERLDAPHPSRIIARRGLPIVTARGSAPQLALWMFGRHARVELVGDVEPLAAVSTLVASGV; encoded by the coding sequence GTGGCAATCCATCCTCGATATGACGCTGCCCATGTCTTCCGGCTGGCGCTCGCCGACGCCCTGACCCAGGCGGGACCGGACGCCAGGACCCTGTGCACGGGGTGGACAACGGCCGACCTGGCGGCCCATCTGTACGTTCGCGAGAACGACCCGCTGTCGTTGCCCGGCATCGCCGGACTACCCGGCCCCGCCGGGCCGGCAGCCCAGCGGCTGACCACCCGGAGCATGGAGCGGGCCCTGACGCGCCATGGCTATCAGGGGGTGGTGGACCTGTTCCGGGCCGGTCCACGGCCATGGTCCGTGTGGCGCGCGCCGCAGCTCGATCGCATCGGCAACGCGCTGGAGTACTTCGTGCACCTCCACGACGTGACCGACGCGGTCCCCCACGGCGGCAACGACCCGGTGGGATCCGACCGTGGGCTATCGCAGCGCCTGCGCGACGAATTGTGGCACCGGATGCCGCCGCTGGCCACGATGTTGCTGAGGGGCTCCCCCGCCGGGGTGCAGCTGGAGCGCCTCGATGCCCCGCACCCGTCCCGGATCATCGCCCGGCGCGGCCTGCCGATCGTCACCGCAAGGGGTTCCGCACCGCAGCTGGCCCTGTGGATGTTCGGACGCCATGCCCGGGTCGAGCTGGTCGGTGACGTGGAGCCGTTGGCGGCAGTGAGCACCCTGGTGGCCTCCGGGGTCTGA